GCCTCGGGCCGGCAGGTCTCCACCACCTCGGTCATGATCGCGCCGACGGTGTTGTTGACCACGGTGCCGTCGTGGTGCAGGTGGCGCACGACGTCACGCTCGCTCACGATGCCGTCGAGCGTGCGACCGTCGCGGCTGACGACCACGGCGCCGACGTTGTGCTCGGCGAGCAGCCCCAGCAGGTCACGCACCCCGGCGTCGGGGGAGATGCTGACGACCTCGCGCCCCCGGTCCTTGGCATCCAGCACAGCGGCGATGTTCACGGCGGACCTCCTGAGTGGTGACGGGAGCAACGAGTCGACCGTACAAGTGACCTCGGTCACGCGTACAGAGGCCGACGGCCCCCGTGGACAGGCCCCTGGACCGCCGGGTGGTCCGCGTCAGTCCCTCGGACGCCGGGACCGCAGGTCGGAGACCGAGCCCGGGCCGCTGCGCGGCTGGTCGGGGTCGTCGCCGGCGTCGTCGGGCAGGCCGCCGAGGAAGGCCAGCGCCGCGTCGTGCAGGTGGCCGTTGCTGGCCACCGCGTTGCCGCCCCACGGTCCGGCGCTGCCGTCGAGGGAGGTGAAGGAGCCGCCCGCCTCACGGACGATCACGTCGAGGGCGGCCATGTCGTAGACCTCGAGCTCGGGCTCGGCGGCGATGTCGACGGCCCCCTCGGCCACGAGCATGTAGGACCAGAAGTCGCCGTAGGCCCGGGTGCGCCAGCACCGCCGCATCAACGAGAGCACGTCCTCGAGGCGGTCGCGGTCCTCCCAGCCGGAGAGGGAGGAGTAGGAGAACGACGCGTCCTCCAAGCGGCGTACGTCGGAGACCTGCATGCGGGTGGCCTTGAGCAGCGACTTGCCGGTCCAGGCCCCGCCGCCGGTGGAGGCCCACCAGCGACGCTGCAGCTGCGGTGCCGACACGACGCCCACCACCACCTCGTCGTCGACCACCAGCGAGATGAGCGTGGCCCAGACGGGGACCCCGCGGACGAAGTTCTTGGTGCCGTCGATGGGGTCGATGATCCAGCGCCGCTGGCTGTTGCCGGTCGTGCCCTGCTCCTCGCCGGTGATCGCGTCCCGTGAGCGCACCCGCGACAGGGTCCGGCGGATCGCCTCCTCGACGGCCTGGTCGGCGTCGGTGACCGGGGTGAGGTCCGGCTTGCTCATCACGTGCAGGTCCAGGGCCTTGAAGCGCGCGGTCGTCAGGGAGTCCGCGTCGTCGGCCAGCACGTGGGCCAGTCGGAGGTCGTCGGTGAAGTCGGGGGTGGCCACGAACGCACAGGCTAGCCTCAGGTGCGATCGGCGCCGGTGGCCCTACCGTGGTGGTCCATGGAGATCAACGGGATGCCCGCCCACGCCCTGCTCGTCCATGGTGCTGTCGTCTTCGGTCCGGTGGCCGGTCTGCTCGCCGTGGCGTACGCCGTCCCGGCGCTGCGCGAGCGGTTGCGCGGCGTCACGCTCGTGACCGCGGTCCTCGCGGCGGTCTTCGTGGTGCTGGCCTACCTCAGCGGTGACAGCTACCTCGAGGACAACCCCGCCCTGTCGAACATCCCGGCGGTCGACACCCACGAGGACCGCGCTGCCTTCGCGCTGTGGGTGACCCTGGCGTTCTCCGCCCTGGCGGTGGCCGCGACGACGCTGCGCACGGGGCGTGCCGCTCGCGTGCTGCCGCTGCTGGCCGCGGTCGGCGGGGTGGCCACGGTGGTGGCCGTCGCGCTGACCGGCGACGCCGGCGCCCAGGCGGTCTGGGGCGGCTGAGCCCGGCTCGGCCTCACCAGGCGGGCTCGGACCGCGCGGCGAGGAGTCGGCGGAACGACGTGACCCGGTCGGGGTCGGCGGTGCCGGCGGCGAGTGCGTCGTCGAGGCCGCACTCGGGCTCCTCCGTGCCGTGGGTGCAGCCGCGCGGGCAGTCCTCGGTCATCTCGTCGAGGTCGGGGAAGGCCTCGATGAGGTGCTCGGGCTGGACGTGGGCCAGGCCGAAGGAGCGGATGCCGGGGGTGTCGACGATCCACCCGGGGCGCCCGTCGTGCTCGGGCAGTGCCAGCAGGTAGGCAGAGGTCGAGGTGTGCCGCCCGCGCCCGGTCACCGCGTTCACCACGCCGACCTCGCGGCCCGCGTCGGGCACCAGGGCGTTGACCAGCGTGGACTTCCCGACGCCCGAGTGCCCGATCAGCACGCTCGTGCGGCCGGCCAGCTCCTCGCGCAGCTCGGTGAGGTCGCCGCCGCGTCGGGTGACGACCCACGGGACCCCCAGCGAGCGGTAGGTCGACAGCAGGGCGTCGGGGGAGGCCAGGTCGGCCTTGGTCAGGCACAGCAGCGGGCGCATGCCGGCGTCGTAGGCCGCGACGAGGGCGCGGTCCAG
This genomic window from Nocardioides marinus contains:
- the rsgA gene encoding ribosome small subunit-dependent GTPase A produces the protein MSGRYSEHDHEHYERPRRRTRPRTKERPSYDDATDALVVTVDRGRFTLHVEDRVVMAVKARPLGRKGVVVGDRVRVVGDVTGDEGSLARIVEVEKRSTVLRRTADDDDPVERVIVSNADQLVVVTALADPEPRPGLLDRALVAAYDAGMRPLLCLTKADLASPDALLSTYRSLGVPWVVTRRGGDLTELREELAGRTSVLIGHSGVGKSTLVNALVPDAGREVGVVNAVTGRGRHTSTSAYLLALPEHDGRPGWIVDTPGIRSFGLAHVQPEHLIEAFPDLDEMTEDCPRGCTHGTEEPECGLDDALAAGTADPDRVTSFRRLLAARSEPAW
- a CDS encoding DUF2231 domain-containing protein; amino-acid sequence: MEINGMPAHALLVHGAVVFGPVAGLLAVAYAVPALRERLRGVTLVTAVLAAVFVVLAYLSGDSYLEDNPALSNIPAVDTHEDRAAFALWVTLAFSALAVAATTLRTGRAARVLPLLAAVGGVATVVAVALTGDAGAQAVWGG
- a CDS encoding CBS domain-containing protein, coding for MNIAAVLDAKDRGREVVSISPDAGVRDLLGLLAEHNVGAVVVSRDGRTLDGIVSERDVVRHLHHDGTVVNNTVGAIMTEVVETCRPEAGLDEVMETMTRRRFRHLPVVGDDGLVGVVSIGDVVKHKIGQLQFERDQLDSYVHQA
- the hisN gene encoding histidinol-phosphatase; its protein translation is MATPDFTDDLRLAHVLADDADSLTTARFKALDLHVMSKPDLTPVTDADQAVEEAIRRTLSRVRSRDAITGEEQGTTGNSQRRWIIDPIDGTKNFVRGVPVWATLISLVVDDEVVVGVVSAPQLQRRWWASTGGGAWTGKSLLKATRMQVSDVRRLEDASFSYSSLSGWEDRDRLEDVLSLMRRCWRTRAYGDFWSYMLVAEGAVDIAAEPELEVYDMAALDVIVREAGGSFTSLDGSAGPWGGNAVASNGHLHDAALAFLGGLPDDAGDDPDQPRSGPGSVSDLRSRRPRD